A stretch of the Aegilops tauschii subsp. strangulata cultivar AL8/78 chromosome 4, Aet v6.0, whole genome shotgun sequence genome encodes the following:
- the LOC109763417 gene encoding uncharacterized protein isoform X1 encodes MDREWGSKPGSGGAATAQNEAIDRRERLRRLALETIDLAKDPYFMRNHLGSYECKLCLTLHNNEGNYLAHTQGKRHQTNLAKRAAREAKDAPAQPQPNKRKLAPRKSVKIGRPGYTVTKQYDPDTKQHSFLFEIEYPEIEDNSKPRHRFMASYEQKIQSWDKRYQYLLFAAEPYEVIGFKVHLLQSSAASDPLANVYALNTICYLQIPSTEIDKSTDKFFSYWDPDKKSYILQLYFKPRPPEINRQPAAPGTVPNGTGGPPGAPPRPPSQPQALPPPPPNAPMGMPPRIPPPPMSGLQPPPPPPPLANGPPRSIPPPPPSGGPMANFTPGAPPPRPPMQGYPGPQQ; translated from the exons ATGGACCGCGAGTGGGGCTCCAAGCCCGGCAGCGGCGGCGCCGCCACCGCCCAGAATGAGGCCATCGACCGGCGGGAGCGCCTGCGCCGCCTCGCGCTCGAGACCATCGACCTCGCCAAGGACCCCTACTTCATGCGAAACCATCTCGGCAG CTATGAGTGCAAGCTCTGCCTGACGCTCCACAACAACGAGGGGAACTACCTCGCGCACACGCAGGGGAAGCGGCACCAGACCAACCTCGCCAAGCGTGCCGCCCGCGAGGCCAAGGACGCGCCCGCGCAGCCCCAGCCAAACAAGCGCAAGCTCGCGCCCCGCAAATCTG TTAAGATTGGCAGACCTGGATATACAGTAACTAAACAGTATGATCCCGACACGAAGCAACACTCATTTCTCTTTGAG ATTGAGTATCCTGAAATCGAAGATAATAGCAAGCCAAGGCACCGTTTCATGGCATCATATGAACAG AAAATCCAATCTTGGGATAAGAGGTACCAATATCTGCTTTTTGCAGCGGAGCCCTACGAAGTCATTGGCTTTAAGGTGCATCTCTTGCAAAGTTCTGCTGCATCAGACCCATTAGCCAATGTGTATGCACTTAATACTATTTGTTATTTGCAGATACCAAGCACAGAGATTGACAAATCAACAGACAAGTTTTTCTCGTATTGGGATCCGGACAAGAAGTCCTACATT CTGCAACTATACTTCAAGCCAAGACCACCGGAGATTAACAGACAACCAGCAGCTCCTGGtactgtcccaaatgggacaggAGGCCCTCCTGGTGCTCCACCAAGGCCACCATCCCAGCCACAGGCCCTGCCGCCACCTCCGCCGAATGCACCTATGGGAATGCCTCCTAGGATCCCACCACCACCAATGAGCggtcttcaacctccaccccctccACCTCCGCTTGCAAATGGTCCTCCGCGTTCAATaccacctccacctccttctGGTGGTCCAATGGCTAACTTTACTCCTGGAGCACCTCCGCCACGCCCGCCGATGCAAGGCTACCCTGGACCTCAGCAGTAG
- the LOC109763417 gene encoding uncharacterized protein isoform X2, translating into MDREWGSKPGSGGAATAQNEAIDRRERLRRLALETIDLAKDPYFMRNHLGSYECKLCLTLHNNEGNYLAHTQGKRHQTNLAKRAAREAKDAPAQPQPNKRKLAPRKSVKIGRPGYTVTKQYDPDTKQHSFLFEIEYPEIEDNSKPRHRFMASYEQKIQSWDKRYQYLLFAAEPYEVIGFKIPSTEIDKSTDKFFSYWDPDKKSYILQLYFKPRPPEINRQPAAPGTVPNGTGGPPGAPPRPPSQPQALPPPPPNAPMGMPPRIPPPPMSGLQPPPPPPPLANGPPRSIPPPPPSGGPMANFTPGAPPPRPPMQGYPGPQQ; encoded by the exons ATGGACCGCGAGTGGGGCTCCAAGCCCGGCAGCGGCGGCGCCGCCACCGCCCAGAATGAGGCCATCGACCGGCGGGAGCGCCTGCGCCGCCTCGCGCTCGAGACCATCGACCTCGCCAAGGACCCCTACTTCATGCGAAACCATCTCGGCAG CTATGAGTGCAAGCTCTGCCTGACGCTCCACAACAACGAGGGGAACTACCTCGCGCACACGCAGGGGAAGCGGCACCAGACCAACCTCGCCAAGCGTGCCGCCCGCGAGGCCAAGGACGCGCCCGCGCAGCCCCAGCCAAACAAGCGCAAGCTCGCGCCCCGCAAATCTG TTAAGATTGGCAGACCTGGATATACAGTAACTAAACAGTATGATCCCGACACGAAGCAACACTCATTTCTCTTTGAG ATTGAGTATCCTGAAATCGAAGATAATAGCAAGCCAAGGCACCGTTTCATGGCATCATATGAACAG AAAATCCAATCTTGGGATAAGAGGTACCAATATCTGCTTTTTGCAGCGGAGCCCTACGAAGTCATTGGCTTTAAG ATACCAAGCACAGAGATTGACAAATCAACAGACAAGTTTTTCTCGTATTGGGATCCGGACAAGAAGTCCTACATT CTGCAACTATACTTCAAGCCAAGACCACCGGAGATTAACAGACAACCAGCAGCTCCTGGtactgtcccaaatgggacaggAGGCCCTCCTGGTGCTCCACCAAGGCCACCATCCCAGCCACAGGCCCTGCCGCCACCTCCGCCGAATGCACCTATGGGAATGCCTCCTAGGATCCCACCACCACCAATGAGCggtcttcaacctccaccccctccACCTCCGCTTGCAAATGGTCCTCCGCGTTCAATaccacctccacctccttctGGTGGTCCAATGGCTAACTTTACTCCTGGAGCACCTCCGCCACGCCCGCCGATGCAAGGCTACCCTGGACCTCAGCAGTAG
- the LOC109763431 gene encoding mitochondrial phosphate carrier protein 3, mitochondrial isoform X1: MASRDKVGCPAATLPLDRLLATLAANAEQLGKRWEIAVRDRRARAAERRMEADTAPPVQLHTPLFYATCALGGVLSTGLTHLAVTPLDLVKCNMQVDPSKYRDISSGFGVLLQEQGLGGFFKGWMATLVGYSSQGACKFGFYEYFKKCYSDIAGPENADRLKTVIYLAASASAEVIADLALCPMEAVKVRIQTQPGFARCLTDGLPKLVRSEGAFGLYKGIVPLWGRQIPYTMMKFACFETIVEMVYKHAVPKPKDQCSKPLQLAVSFAGGYIAGVLCAAVSHPADNLVSFLNNAKGATVADAITTIGLWGLFTRGLPLRIIMVGTLTGAQWATYDAFKVFVGLPTTGGVSSSCHAATTFHRVDHEKQN; the protein is encoded by the exons ATGGCGAGCCGCGACAAGGTCGGCTGCCCCGCGGCCACGCTGCCCCTCGACCGCCTCCTGGCCACGCTCGCCGCCAACGCGGAGCAGCTGGGGAAGAGGTGGGAGATCGCCGTCCGCGACCGGAGGGCCAGAGCGGCCGAGCGGAGGATGGAGGCGGACACGGCGCCGCCGGTGCAGCTGCACACGCCGCTCTTCTACGCCACCTGCGCCCTCGGCGGGGTGCTCAGCACCGGCCTCACCCACCTCGCAGTCACGCCGCTCGACCTCGTCAAGTGCAATATGCAG GTTGACCCCAGCAAGTACAGGGACATCTCTTCTGGCTTTGGTGTGCTGCTCCAAGAGCAGGGTCTCGGTGGGTTCTTCAAAGGCTGGATGGCCACGCTGGTTGGGTATAGCAGCCAGGGAGCCTGCAAGTTTGGTTTCTACGAGTACTTCAAGAAGTGCTACTCGGACATTGCTGGCCCCGAGAATGCTGACAGGTTGAAGACCGTCATCTACCTCGCTGCATCGGCGTCGGCAGAGGTAATTGCAGATTTAGCTCTCTGCCCCATGGAAGCCGTCAAGGTTCGGATCCAGACGCAGCCTGGATTCGCTCGATGCCTAACCGATGGGCTTCCGAAGCTTGTCCGGTCCGAAGGTGCCTTTGG GCTTTACAAGGGGATAGTTCCTCTTTGGGGCCGACAAATTCCTT ACACCATGATGAAATTTGCTTGCTTTGAAACCATTGTTGAGATGGTGTACAAGCATGCTGTCCCAAAACCAAAAGATCAATGCAGTAAACCACTCCAGCTAGCAGTGAGTTTTGCAGGGGGATACATTGCTGGAGTCCTGTGTGCTGCTGTCTCTCATCCCGCAGACAACCTGGTGTCTTTTCTCAACAACGCAAAGGGAGCCACTGTGGCAGAT GCTATAACAACCATTGGGCTGTGGGGCCTTTTCACTCGTGGCCTTCCGCTCCGTATTATCATGGTGGGCACTCTTACTGGAGCGCAATGGGCAACATACGACGCGTTTAAAGTATTTGTTGGGCT ACCAACCACTGGAGGAGTCAGCTCTAGTTGTCATGCTGCCACTACTTTTCACCGAGTAGATCATGAGAAGCAGAACTGA
- the LOC109763431 gene encoding mitochondrial phosphate carrier protein 3, mitochondrial isoform X2: MASRDKVGCPAATLPLDRLLATLAANAEQLGKRWEIAVRDRRARAAERRMEADTAPPVQLHTPLFYATCALGGVLSTGLTHLAVTPLDLVKCNMQVDPSKYRDISSGFGVLLQEQGLGGFFKGWMATLVGYSSQGACKFGFYEYFKKCYSDIAGPENADRLKTVIYLAASASAEVIADLALCPMEAVKVRIQTQPGFARCLTDGLPKLVRSEGAFGLYKGIVPLWGRQIPYTMMKFACFETIVEMVYKHAVPKPKDQCSKPLQLAVSFAGGYIAGVLCAAVSHPADNLVSFLNNAKGATVADVSCKSYPSYNNHWAVGPFHSWPSAPYYHGGHSYWSAMGNIRRV; the protein is encoded by the exons ATGGCGAGCCGCGACAAGGTCGGCTGCCCCGCGGCCACGCTGCCCCTCGACCGCCTCCTGGCCACGCTCGCCGCCAACGCGGAGCAGCTGGGGAAGAGGTGGGAGATCGCCGTCCGCGACCGGAGGGCCAGAGCGGCCGAGCGGAGGATGGAGGCGGACACGGCGCCGCCGGTGCAGCTGCACACGCCGCTCTTCTACGCCACCTGCGCCCTCGGCGGGGTGCTCAGCACCGGCCTCACCCACCTCGCAGTCACGCCGCTCGACCTCGTCAAGTGCAATATGCAG GTTGACCCCAGCAAGTACAGGGACATCTCTTCTGGCTTTGGTGTGCTGCTCCAAGAGCAGGGTCTCGGTGGGTTCTTCAAAGGCTGGATGGCCACGCTGGTTGGGTATAGCAGCCAGGGAGCCTGCAAGTTTGGTTTCTACGAGTACTTCAAGAAGTGCTACTCGGACATTGCTGGCCCCGAGAATGCTGACAGGTTGAAGACCGTCATCTACCTCGCTGCATCGGCGTCGGCAGAGGTAATTGCAGATTTAGCTCTCTGCCCCATGGAAGCCGTCAAGGTTCGGATCCAGACGCAGCCTGGATTCGCTCGATGCCTAACCGATGGGCTTCCGAAGCTTGTCCGGTCCGAAGGTGCCTTTGG GCTTTACAAGGGGATAGTTCCTCTTTGGGGCCGACAAATTCCTT ACACCATGATGAAATTTGCTTGCTTTGAAACCATTGTTGAGATGGTGTACAAGCATGCTGTCCCAAAACCAAAAGATCAATGCAGTAAACCACTCCAGCTAGCAGTGAGTTTTGCAGGGGGATACATTGCTGGAGTCCTGTGTGCTGCTGTCTCTCATCCCGCAGACAACCTGGTGTCTTTTCTCAACAACGCAAAGGGAGCCACTGTGGCAGATGTAAGTTGCAAGTCCTATCCCA GCTATAACAACCATTGGGCTGTGGGGCCTTTTCACTCGTGGCCTTCCGCTCCGTATTATCATGGTGGGCACTCTTACTGGAGCGCAATGGGCAACATACGACGCGTTTAA